The following proteins are encoded in a genomic region of Chloracidobacterium sp.:
- a CDS encoding MOSC domain-containing protein, which produces MHISEINVYPIKALKAIPVESAVVEARGLRGDRRMVLTDSEGNFLTQRKYPQLAAISVALNGSGITVSAEGAAPLSIEPLTSGERCRVTVWASESEALAYGNDINNWFSGLLGFEARLFYMPDDAGRPVNERFNKGGDLVSFADGYPLLLTGEASLADVNKKLVEKAGNSTAAIPMNRFRPSIVVAGAEAFGEDRWLRLRVGNTVFRAGKPAGRCVVTTIDQQSGISTGKEPLKTLASYRLAKNIMPARFESLGLRPESVVFGLNLIPEAYGAAIRIGDEVEILEHV; this is translated from the coding sequence ATGCACATTTCAGAGATCAACGTTTATCCGATAAAGGCTCTTAAGGCGATACCTGTTGAAAGTGCTGTCGTCGAGGCTCGCGGACTCCGCGGCGATCGTCGAATGGTGCTGACCGACAGCGAAGGCAACTTCCTTACACAGCGGAAGTATCCGCAGCTTGCAGCGATCTCGGTTGCACTCAATGGCAGCGGCATAACTGTCTCGGCAGAAGGGGCCGCGCCGCTTTCCATTGAACCGCTCACTTCCGGCGAGCGTTGCAGAGTTACCGTCTGGGCAAGTGAATCTGAGGCGTTGGCTTATGGAAACGATATCAATAACTGGTTCAGCGGCCTGCTGGGCTTCGAAGCAAGGCTATTCTATATGCCCGACGATGCGGGAAGGCCGGTCAATGAGCGATTCAACAAGGGTGGTGACCTTGTGAGCTTTGCAGACGGATACCCGCTGCTGTTGACCGGTGAAGCCTCGTTGGCAGACGTAAATAAGAAACTTGTAGAAAAGGCCGGCAACTCAACGGCGGCCATTCCGATGAACCGTTTCAGGCCAAGCATAGTCGTTGCCGGGGCTGAGGCGTTCGGCGAAGATAGGTGGCTGCGGCTTCGCGTCGGCAACACTGTCTTTCGTGCGGGTAAACCTGCCGGCCGCTGCGTTGTAACGACGATCGACCAGCAGAGCGGCATTTCGACGGGAAAAGAGCCTCTCAAGACGCTCGCTTCATATCGTCTTGCAAAAAACATCATGCCCGCGCGCTTTGAGTCGCTTGGCCTAAGGCCGGAGAGCGTCGTCTTCGGACTTAATCTTATACCGGAGGCATACGGCGCGGCGATCCGGATCGGCGACGAGGTCGAGATCCTCGAACACGTTTGA
- a CDS encoding ATP-binding cassette domain-containing protein, whose product MAANNVTLQVRSVTKRFGDFAAVDDLSFEVRAGRVFGFLGPNGAGKTTTIRMIVGITIPDEGEIALFGKAISPRVQDRIGYLPEERGLYKKIKVVDQLRYFAALKGISTAEADRRIDRWLDRMQLSEWKNKKTTDLSKGMQQKIQFIGAILHDPDLLILDEPFAGLDPVNVEFMIDVLSEFRSEQKTVIFSTHLMETAERLCHDIILINKSKKVIGGSLREVKESYGRDRIALRGSNFGAVLSDASLIASKVEHADEFEIILQKNATGRELLRRLLDGGAEITKFEQVEPTLNDIFIEKVGGAE is encoded by the coding sequence ATGGCCGCCAATAATGTGACCCTGCAGGTCAGAAGTGTAACAAAGAGATTCGGCGATTTTGCTGCGGTAGATGATCTCAGCTTTGAGGTCAGGGCAGGCCGCGTGTTCGGCTTCCTCGGGCCGAACGGCGCCGGCAAGACAACGACTATCCGAATGATCGTCGGCATCACGATACCGGACGAAGGCGAGATCGCACTGTTCGGCAAGGCGATCTCGCCGCGTGTGCAGGATCGGATTGGCTATCTGCCGGAGGAACGCGGCCTATACAAAAAGATCAAGGTCGTCGATCAGCTCCGCTACTTCGCCGCATTGAAAGGCATTTCGACGGCTGAAGCCGACAGACGCATCGATAGATGGCTTGATCGGATGCAGCTCTCCGAGTGGAAGAATAAGAAGACGACAGACCTTTCAAAGGGTATGCAGCAGAAGATCCAATTCATCGGCGCGATCCTGCATGACCCCGACCTTCTTATTCTTGATGAACCCTTCGCAGGCCTCGATCCGGTGAATGTCGAGTTCATGATCGATGTCCTGTCCGAGTTCAGATCGGAGCAGAAGACCGTTATCTTCTCAACGCATCTGATGGAAACCGCCGAACGTCTTTGCCACGACATTATCCTCATCAACAAGTCGAAAAAGGTGATCGGCGGCAGTCTCCGCGAGGTGAAGGAAAGCTACGGCCGCGACCGCATCGCTCTTCGGGGCAGCAATTTCGGTGCCGTCCTCAGCGACGCTTCTTTGATCGCATCAAAGGTCGAGCATGCGGATGAATTCGAGATCATACTTCAGAAAAATGCGACCGGCCGAGAGCTGCTCCGGCGGCTGCTTGACGGCGGTGCGGAAATCACGAAATTTGAACAGGTCGAGCCGACGCTGAATGATATTTTCATCGAAAAGGTCGGAGGTGCAGAATGA
- a CDS encoding phosphoribosylaminoimidazolesuccinocarboxamide synthase: MFSQAGSEKIDIPGLKLLHQGKVRDVFEVDSDRLLLVATDRISAFDVIFPTPIPNKGIILTQMSAFWFRKLRGISDDHFISADIREMGIELPKEMSGRSMLCKRTKVFPVECVVRAYLEGSGWKEYRESGSVCGNRLPTGMRQCEKLPEPIFTPATKASHGHDENIGLDTFFSIVGNEIGEELRQRSLDLFSTASEYALGRGIIIADTKFEFGVDPDGNILLIDEVLTPDSSRFWSASAYEPGHSQPSFDKQFLREYLETLEWDKTPPAPELPPNIVDATAERYRDAYRILTGQPFEP, encoded by the coding sequence ATGTTCTCGCAAGCCGGATCAGAAAAAATAGATATCCCGGGGCTAAAACTTCTTCATCAAGGCAAGGTTCGCGACGTCTTTGAGGTGGACTCAGATCGGCTTCTGCTCGTCGCAACCGATAGGATATCGGCTTTTGACGTCATTTTTCCGACGCCTATACCGAATAAAGGCATTATCCTGACGCAAATGTCGGCATTCTGGTTCCGAAAATTGCGCGGCATAAGCGACGACCACTTTATTTCGGCAGATATTCGTGAAATGGGCATCGAACTGCCGAAAGAAATGTCGGGCCGCTCGATGCTCTGTAAGCGCACAAAGGTCTTCCCTGTCGAATGTGTCGTTCGTGCTTACCTCGAAGGCTCCGGTTGGAAGGAGTATCGCGAGAGCGGTTCTGTCTGCGGCAACCGACTTCCGACGGGAATGAGACAATGCGAGAAGCTGCCGGAACCGATCTTTACTCCGGCAACAAAGGCATCACACGGCCACGACGAGAATATCGGCCTCGACACATTCTTCTCGATCGTCGGAAATGAGATCGGCGAGGAATTACGGCAACGATCGCTCGATCTCTTTAGCACGGCGAGCGAATACGCCCTCGGCCGCGGGATCATTATCGCCGACACAAAGTTCGAATTTGGTGTGGATCCGGACGGGAATATCCTTCTGATAGATGAGGTTCTGACGCCTGATTCATCGCGTTTCTGGTCGGCCTCAGCGTACGAACCGGGCCATTCTCAGCCGTCGTTCGATAAGCAGTTCTTACGCGAATATCTCGAAACGCTTGAGTGGGATAAAACGCCGCCTGCGCCCGAACTGCCGCCCAATATTGTTGACGCAACCGCCGAGCGATACCGCGACGCATACCGTATCCTGACAGGACAGCCGTTCGAACCGTAA
- a CDS encoding co-chaperone GroES, whose product MATNITPLHDRVLIKRIEDNVNQTAGGLFIPDTAKEKPQEGEVIAAGLGKYKEDGTRQTLDVKAGDRVLFGKYSGSEIKLDGDEFIIMREDEILGIINRAGAAA is encoded by the coding sequence ATGGCAACAAACATCACACCGCTTCACGACAGAGTGCTGATCAAGCGGATCGAAGATAACGTCAATCAGACCGCAGGCGGGCTTTTCATCCCCGACACTGCAAAAGAAAAGCCGCAAGAGGGCGAAGTGATCGCAGCGGGCTTGGGCAAGTACAAGGAAGACGGCACGCGTCAGACATTGGACGTCAAGGCAGGCGACCGTGTGCTTTTCGGAAAGTATTCGGGCAGCGAGATCAAGCTGGACGGCGACGAATTCATAATTATGCGTGAGGATGAGATCCTCGGCATCATCAACCGCGCGGGAGCGGCAGCGTAA
- the groL gene encoding chaperonin GroEL (60 kDa chaperone family; promotes refolding of misfolded polypeptides especially under stressful conditions; forms two stacked rings of heptamers to form a barrel-shaped 14mer; ends can be capped by GroES; misfolded proteins enter the barrel where they are refolded when GroES binds) has product MAKQVIHGEDSRAAILRGVNQLADAVKVTLGPKGRNVVIDKKFGSPTITKDGVTVAKEIELKDTLENMGAQMVREVASKTSDVAGDGTTTATVLAQAIIKEGVRTVAAGANPMALKRGIDKAVAVLVEDIKKQAKPVSGDDIANVGKISANGDSEIGGHIAEAMDKVGKDGVITVEESKTMETSLEVVEGMQFDRGYLSPYFVTDPDRMEAALDEPYLLINEKKISNMRDLLPILEQVAKTGRPLLIIAEDVDGEALATLVVNKLRGTLNVAAVKAPGFGDRRKAMLEDIAVLSGGKVITEDLGIKLEAVTLEDLGRAKKVVVDKENTTIVEGAGSGDAVFGRVKQIRTQMEETTSDYDREKLQERLAKLVGGVAVIKVGAATETEMKEKKARVEDAMYATRAAVEEGIVAGGGVSLVRAAKALDGFKAEDQDEQVGVNIVRRAVEEPLRQIAANAGQEGAVIVEKVAAGEGPFGFNAASEQYEDLVAAGVIDPAKVTRTALQNAASIAGLMLTTEAMIADIPEEKGDPMAGMGGGMGGMGMGM; this is encoded by the coding sequence ATGGCAAAACAGGTTATTCATGGCGAAGATTCGCGTGCAGCGATCCTACGCGGCGTCAATCAGCTCGCAGATGCGGTCAAGGTAACGCTCGGCCCGAAAGGCCGTAATGTCGTGATCGACAAGAAGTTCGGTTCGCCGACGATCACCAAGGACGGAGTTACGGTCGCAAAGGAGATCGAGCTTAAGGATACGCTTGAGAATATGGGTGCGCAGATGGTTCGCGAGGTAGCGAGCAAAACCAGCGACGTCGCCGGTGACGGAACGACGACCGCAACGGTGCTTGCACAAGCGATCATCAAGGAAGGCGTCCGCACGGTTGCCGCCGGCGCAAATCCGATGGCACTGAAGCGCGGCATTGACAAGGCCGTTGCGGTTCTCGTCGAGGACATCAAGAAGCAGGCGAAGCCGGTTTCCGGCGATGACATCGCGAACGTCGGCAAGATCTCGGCTAATGGCGATTCGGAGATCGGCGGCCACATCGCGGAAGCAATGGACAAGGTCGGCAAGGACGGTGTCATCACCGTTGAAGAGTCGAAGACGATGGAGACGAGCCTCGAGGTCGTGGAAGGCATGCAGTTCGACCGCGGCTATTTGTCACCTTATTTCGTTACCGACCCTGATCGTATGGAGGCTGCTCTTGACGAGCCGTATCTCTTGATCAACGAAAAGAAGATCTCGAATATGCGTGACCTTCTGCCGATCCTCGAGCAGGTCGCCAAGACAGGCCGCCCGCTGCTGATCATCGCTGAAGATGTCGATGGCGAAGCTCTCGCGACGCTCGTTGTCAACAAGCTGCGCGGCACTCTGAATGTCGCTGCCGTCAAGGCTCCGGGCTTTGGCGATCGCCGCAAGGCAATGCTTGAGGACATCGCTGTTCTTTCGGGCGGCAAGGTCATCACCGAAGACCTCGGCATCAAGCTCGAAGCCGTTACGCTCGAAGACCTCGGCCGTGCCAAGAAGGTCGTCGTTGACAAGGAGAACACGACCATCGTTGAGGGTGCAGGCTCGGGCGACGCCGTATTCGGCCGCGTTAAGCAGATCCGTACGCAGATGGAAGAGACCACGAGCGACTATGATCGTGAAAAGCTCCAGGAGCGTCTTGCCAAGCTTGTCGGCGGTGTTGCGGTCATCAAGGTCGGTGCTGCTACCGAGACCGAGATGAAGGAAAAGAAGGCTCGTGTTGAGGATGCAATGTACGCGACGCGTGCGGCTGTCGAAGAAGGCATCGTTGCGGGCGGCGGCGTCTCGCTCGTCCGTGCGGCAAAGGCTCTCGACGGCTTCAAGGCCGAGGATCAGGACGAGCAGGTCGGTGTGAACATCGTAAGACGCGCGGTCGAAGAACCGCTTCGCCAGATCGCGGCAAATGCCGGACAAGAAGGCGCCGTCATCGTCGAGAAGGTCGCTGCCGGCGAAGGCCCGTTCGGCTTCAACGCCGCTTCCGAGCAGTACGAAGACCTCGTGGCCGCAGGCGTCATCGACCCCGCGAAGGTTACACGCACCGCTCTGCAGAACGCAGCCTCCATCGCAGGCCTTATGCTCACCACCGAAGCTATGATCGCCGATATCCCCGAGGAAAAGGGCGACCCGATGGCCGGCATGGGCGGCGGCATGGGCGGCATGGGCATGGGAATGTAA
- a CDS encoding ABC transporter permease yields the protein MSKFIAVVKHEYRKIVMKWTFLIGTFLLPLIMAAFALVPAIIFSLPSEPTRLAIVDPSGKIAPRLRSALSPEAIAERSKKAAKDAGFDINTSPSKGLNDSSIAAPQTFVFVDYDAQGKTDDAVRSDLMQQVASKQLDAFLIVPNDLKGTFYFRSRKGGDFIAGDLLADALNSAVRSERLAEANISEAKLAEINRAVTLDERSVDEHGGEKDSDILLAASFVIGIMIYLTLAIYGQVIMGAVVEEKETRIAEILFSSARPFELMMGKIVGVGLAGLTQLAIWLISLAALIAFAAIQADLAPLLQGLPHITAPMVLLFLAYFLAGYFAYAAIFAFIGSIVTTVQEGGQFAFPAMMLMLAGFYFSFAVIRDPNSPLSVVTSILPFFAPMTMPVRIMAEMPPAWQIVLSLIVNIFGIIILVWLASRVYRIGMLMYGKRATIPEIWKWMLRA from the coding sequence ATGAGCAAGTTCATCGCCGTCGTCAAACATGAATACAGAAAGATCGTGATGAAGTGGACGTTCCTCATCGGCACGTTCCTCCTGCCGCTGATAATGGCGGCCTTTGCGCTTGTACCCGCGATCATCTTTTCGCTGCCGAGCGAGCCGACGAGGCTGGCGATAGTCGATCCGAGCGGAAAGATCGCACCGCGCCTCCGTAGCGCTCTTTCACCCGAGGCGATCGCCGAACGCTCGAAAAAGGCAGCGAAGGACGCCGGCTTTGACATCAATACTTCGCCATCGAAAGGCTTGAATGACAGCTCGATAGCGGCGCCACAAACGTTCGTTTTTGTTGACTACGACGCTCAGGGAAAAACGGACGACGCTGTGCGCAGCGACCTTATGCAGCAGGTCGCATCAAAGCAGCTCGATGCATTTTTGATCGTGCCGAACGACCTGAAAGGTACTTTTTATTTTCGTTCGCGAAAAGGCGGCGACTTCATTGCGGGCGATCTGCTTGCCGACGCATTAAATTCAGCGGTCCGCTCCGAGCGGCTTGCTGAGGCGAATATCAGCGAGGCCAAGCTGGCCGAGATCAACCGCGCCGTCACACTTGACGAGCGTTCGGTTGACGAACACGGCGGCGAGAAGGATTCTGACATTCTGCTTGCCGCATCATTCGTCATCGGCATTATGATCTACCTGACCCTCGCCATCTACGGTCAGGTCATTATGGGAGCCGTCGTCGAAGAGAAGGAGACACGCATTGCCGAGATCTTATTCTCATCCGCGAGGCCTTTTGAGTTGATGATGGGCAAGATAGTCGGCGTCGGGCTGGCGGGCCTGACACAGCTTGCGATTTGGCTGATCTCGCTTGCTGCTCTTATCGCGTTCGCGGCGATCCAAGCTGACCTTGCTCCGCTGCTGCAAGGTCTGCCGCACATTACCGCGCCGATGGTGCTGCTCTTCCTCGCGTATTTTTTGGCGGGATATTTTGCCTATGCGGCGATATTTGCCTTCATCGGCTCGATCGTAACGACCGTGCAGGAAGGGGGCCAATTCGCTTTTCCTGCAATGATGCTTATGCTTGCGGGTTTTTATTTCAGTTTTGCGGTCATACGCGACCCGAATTCCCCGCTTTCTGTCGTTACTTCGATACTGCCGTTCTTTGCACCGATGACAATGCCGGTTCGCATAATGGCCGAGATGCCTCCCGCATGGCAGATCGTTCTGTCGCTTATCGTGAATATTTTTGGCATCATCATACTGGTATGGCTCGCGTCCAGGGTCTATCGCATCGGTATGCTTATGTACGGAAAGCGGGCGACGATCCCTGAAATTTGGAAGTGGATGCTTCGAGCATAG
- a CDS encoding HEAT repeat domain-containing protein, whose product MFTHRLTKLGFISALSLTALSASVFGQDGSGMDGGETISVLIGATVVLAGVAFVFYRRGKQADPGKSSSIRYNYEDRLVGSGAAGLDNQVVDIEQELKMFRKVRKDPNAKRPDRQKIGIRMKSAEKDDSAGKDEHLDTKAFQARLRKHQYNQLPINSFLQLNEPRPFTQLPISSDPALLSAIEQVSEEDEDDEMIRELALKILSQFKTRNSVEALSEIALYDISSNLRSRAVTTLAEMDHESVFEVILLACADPSREVRAAAARGLFRLKFDRADSWKRIIASHDEYRMRQAARAAAEADIVKRSFERLIHQDMKIAYEAFALVGLLIRSGEVEEIFDALRNVSDQRIKFALIHTLKSVPDDKVYEKLDELCGDPNISDEIREQIKEMLDDRRAVVA is encoded by the coding sequence ATGTTCACTCATAGACTTACCAAACTTGGTTTTATTTCCGCATTGTCATTAACAGCTCTCTCTGCCTCGGTCTTCGGACAGGACGGCAGCGGTATGGACGGCGGCGAGACGATCTCTGTACTCATAGGGGCGACGGTCGTGTTGGCCGGCGTCGCATTCGTTTTCTATAGACGCGGCAAGCAGGCCGATCCGGGTAAGAGCAGTTCCATAAGGTACAATTACGAGGATCGCCTTGTGGGTTCCGGTGCTGCCGGACTCGATAATCAGGTGGTAGATATCGAACAAGAACTCAAGATGTTCCGCAAGGTCAGGAAGGATCCCAATGCGAAACGCCCTGATCGGCAAAAGATCGGGATCCGAATGAAAAGTGCCGAAAAGGATGATTCGGCGGGGAAAGATGAGCATCTTGATACAAAAGCATTTCAGGCCCGGCTCAGAAAGCATCAATATAACCAGCTTCCGATCAATTCGTTCTTACAGCTAAATGAGCCGAGGCCATTCACCCAGCTTCCGATATCGAGCGATCCGGCACTGCTGAGTGCGATCGAACAGGTCAGCGAAGAGGACGAGGATGATGAGATGATCCGCGAACTGGCGTTGAAGATACTTTCTCAGTTCAAGACCCGTAATTCGGTTGAGGCACTCTCGGAGATCGCTCTGTACGATATCTCGTCAAATCTCCGATCGCGGGCCGTTACCACGCTGGCTGAGATGGATCACGAATCCGTATTCGAGGTTATCCTGCTTGCTTGTGCCGATCCTTCCCGTGAGGTGCGGGCGGCGGCGGCCCGAGGCCTATTCAGGCTGAAATTCGATCGGGCTGATTCGTGGAAACGTATTATCGCAAGCCACGATGAATACAGAATGCGGCAGGCCGCACGCGCGGCCGCCGAAGCCGATATTGTGAAGCGATCGTTCGAGAGGCTGATACATCAGGATATGAAGATCGCCTATGAGGCGTTCGCGCTAGTCGGATTATTGATACGGTCAGGTGAGGTCGAAGAGATCTTTGATGCTTTACGCAATGTTTCCGATCAACGCATCAAATTTGCACTGATCCACACGCTTAAGAGTGTTCCGGACGATAAGGTTTACGAGAAACTCGATGAATTGTGCGGCGATCCCAACATCTCGGATGAGATAAGAGAACAAATAAAAGAGATGCTCGATGACCGGAGAGCAGTGGTCGCCTAA